A portion of the Bubalus kerabau isolate K-KA32 ecotype Philippines breed swamp buffalo chromosome 1, PCC_UOA_SB_1v2, whole genome shotgun sequence genome contains these proteins:
- the LOC129619402 gene encoding polycystin family receptor for egg jelly-like codes for MGPGPALLLLGLGLGLGCGLGRRPLPPAPAQAPGSPSGDLPVPTPAAARRAPSETRALVQARRPQAALRSVRASRAPGERGTGFGGLGAGRARVSLRARAAPGGGIFLSGRRGLCLPAGRPPSLAPRCLRAHVQLRARRATAAAAAPAPVDLQLSAPGGRLSLRWLSRLPRSLGPLEWTFRLRLLGPAAAESRALPRRALHRGRRSYPGFVARTECPTDGPTPVVLEAVSPNSSEPTESSVSCQVFRPGPCRLDPVRINRNDDKPVRLTRDMGDTFNATVILFCPIQEYYYRGWSIYAVPYVGAVPDWTKPLEKPPVKFSRGFFVVTIPPYSLPWGVYLFNFSVVVRTRDPQVPGKNDSDSIYVVIFRRPLNAVISGPSNITINFTDGVTLNGNMSSDPEETDPLEKERLKFLWYCTTDSRNYDGENITVISKEVCLPEQVDLKWTWASGPILTLSPETLQGGRVYFFRLVIQKTSRSAFADATVHVLQGEPVPSVSCVENCDQVLVLSERFSLSLDCTGCTAGRDVYRWSILTSSGQEVPFDWTGQTSTGRNGAYVSIKAFAFWHFREDKFWVSLNAATWSGVTLVLRYPFIIHHVPISTDCKIVPEKGISFITQFVVICTHFKHKNIVLTYKIIVPDVHGFGEISSLKENNFGSILYLGKNSTSPPSFLPVGVLDSHYALKIIAQAFNTSLGAFSQVNLYATVRPPTDVKSSTTVLEELFNFTMGPNSSLSTLLQQQDFLNASYLIYIVASVLNSMKTDASLQADKIKLREYLFNQTLILPMNTLVNISQVVMTITKLTEKTSEISAFSQKLATVRTWQASQALQDSHQRDKSISSEQLESVCTGILTTLSNILKLLVHYEVFEEPFHVVESLADTVLAVKVPENETTALRTSNFKMYVKKTEKWNVTKFFSTQKHCQNCFYPSLNVNSVPSLPASAPISTMFCEFADDPFPWLNYGENILTQVVGFRMTGVEATGDVIEIPPDALEVYLIRKNLSFGTVNLTVGPSSEPYAVDESATKTTGAFSFVVDSTAGRDVLIHIMTEVSVLFTVSVYAGREITPNSFMTSYLVPHKLPPIANESDLFDPECTVKEARVVCLPAALVQVIAQRTDSSECTVAVFLQAPRFILNPNNKLVRISVFSSECLDMSGIQSDWREDTCVVGEKTTWQRVHCICKNPRRAKRQLDIIKQANLHLRTHYLTAKVIVVPNPVDLLVEAVKNVTPNLVTLFTVLLILLLYLVLAFWALHRDETDQYLRNHVIVLLDNDPYDNVCYLVTVFTGSRCASGTRANVFIQLHGTEGSSDVHCLSHPQFRTLYRGSICTFLLVTKKDLGDIHSLRVWHNNEGRSPEWYLSRIKVENLFSRHIWLFMCREWLSIDTSLDRTFQVTPPDKPLKKMDFFLIDLSYKLGRSHLWFSVFPAVISTPFNRFQRLSCCLAMLLSMLLCNIMFFDLEKENEGETEGWRFIELMVIGLESAFITLPVQLVITCLFMYSQRRPQVTLGEVTPRKHPLKPPGSQHWEERLGNWHAYEIDKASSQKPVSKRHHVKPKASVNVTSKRHRVSGKQHQVSHTQGRNINTNNPNIEDNTDVSVEKQPSHPGLASLKEKTRIVLPRWCICIAWVLVFLICSISSFFIIFYGLSYSYKKSIAWLFASFCAFILSVFLVQMSKIILISAYRTSKAKYGKNLSWIGDYRFTEIKLHNTWKDPEEMRRSQASVRELRNSRMYQPLTQDEIMIFQRKKRIKRRAFLFLSYILTHFIFLALLLSLVAVLRPTDSFYYNQFIRDQFSVDLASVTRLEDIYQWLNRVLLPLLHNDPNPTFFPDSSSKILGLPLMRQVRAQPGEIMCLPAKKFVEGSLKGEIRCHPEYGIDPEDTKNYSGSWNRVSKRDTDKTTRGFTYRPPEKRWAYSSYGLLHTYGSGGYAFYFFPAEQQFNSTLRLSELQKSHWLDEKTWSVIVELTTFNPDISLLCSISVIFEVSQLGVVNTSLNARSFLLADFNRKNSADSSENYLYLAIFIFFLAYTVDEVYVITQERTAYLQSVYNLLNFALKCIFTLWIVLFFRKHFLAIGVVRAYLSNPEDFIPFHAVAQVDHTMRVILGFLVFLTILKTLRYSRVFYDVRLAQRAIQTALPGICHMALVVSVYFFVFMAFGYLVFGQHEWNYSDMIHATQTIFSYCVSAFENTEFFNNRVLGVLFLSSFMLVMICILINLFRSVILSAYEEMKQPVYEEPSEEAEAMTYLCRRLRSAFCCLCFKPRAEDEPKFFINMVYGQPEKNSHRYLGLKTRNINGKKMVYLVV; via the exons ATGGGGCCCGGGCCGGCTCTCCTGctcctgggcctgggcctgggcctgggctgtGGGCTCGGCCGCCGGCCTCTGCCCCCGGCTCCCGCGCAGGCGCCCGGCTCGCCGTCCGGAGACCTCCCCGTCCCGACGCCCGCCGCGGCCCGACGTGCCCCGTCCGAGACCCGGGCCCTCGTTCAGGCGCGGCGGCCGCAGGCCGCGCTCCGCTCGGTCAGGGCCTCCCGGGCCCCCGGGGAGCGGGGCACAGGCTTTGGCGGCCTTGGGGCCGGCCGCGCCCGCGTCAGCCTCCGGGCCCGCGCGGCCCCGGGCGGCGGCATCTTCCTGAGCGGCCGCCGCGGCCTCTGCCTGCCGGCCGGGCGGCCCCCGAGCCTCGCGCCGCGCTGCCTCCGCGCGCACGTCCAGCTGCGCGCCCGCcgcgccaccgccgccgccgccgcgcccgcGCCGGTGGACCTGCAGCTGTCCGCGCCCGGCGGCCGGCTCTCCCTGCGCTGGCTGTCCCGCCTGCCGCGCTCGCTCGGGCCTCTGGAGTGGACCTTCCGCCTCCGGCTGCTCGGGCCCGCGGCCGCTGAGAGCCGCGCGTTGCCCCGTCGGGCTCTGCACCGCGGCCGGCGCTCCTACCCGGGATTCGTGGCCCGAACCGAGTGTCCCACGGACGGGCCCACCCCGGTCGTCTTGGAAGCTGTCAGCCCGAACAGCTCAGAACCCACAGAGTCCTCCGTGTCCTGTCAGGTATTCCGACCGGGGCCTTGTAGATTGGACCCCGTGAGGATAAATAGGAACGACGATAAACCAGTGCGACTGACCAGGGACATGGGCGACACCTTCAATGCGACAGTCATCCTCTTCTGTCCCATCCAGGAGTACTATTATCGGGGTTGGTCTATCTATGCCGTTCCTTATGTAGGGGCCGTGCCTGACTGGACTAAACCTCTGGAAAAGCCACCGGTCAAGTTTAGTAGAGGTTTCTTCGTGGTGACTATACCCCCGTATTCTTTACCTTGGGGGGTGTATCTGTTTAATTTCTCGGTGGTTGTCAGAACGCGGGATCCCCAGGTTCCAGGGAAGAACGACTCAGACAGCATCTATGTCGTCATTTTTAGACGTCCCCTGAATGCTGTTATTTCAGGGCCTTCCAACATCACAATTAATTTCACAGATGGGGTGACTCTCAATGGAAATATGTCTTCTGATCCAGAGGAAACAGACCCTCTAGAGAAAGAGAGACTTAAGTTTCTCTGGTACTGTACCACAGACTCAAGAAACTATGATGGAGAAAACATAACAGTGATAAGCAAGGAAGTTTGTCTCCCGGAGCAGGTTGATCTCAAGTGGACATGGGCCTCTGGTCCTATTCTCACACTTTCTCCAGAAACACTTCAAGGCGGCCGTGTATATTTTTTCAGACTGGTGATCCAGAAGACCAGCAGGTCAGCCTTTGCTGATGCAACGGTGCATGTGCTTCAGGGAGAGCCGGTACCAAGCGTTTCCTGCGTTGAAAATTGTGACCAGGTTCTGGTTTTATCGGAGAGATTCTCGTTGTCTCTGGATTGCACAGGCTGTACGGCAGGCCGAGATGTCTATCGGTGGTCCATTCTGACGTCTTCAGGTCAGGAGGTGCCATTTGACTGGACGGGGCAAACTTCAACAGGACGGAATGGTGCTTATGTGTCTATAAAAGCTTTCGCTTTCTGGCATTTCAGGGAAGATAAGTTTTGGGTTTCTCTCAATGCAGCAACTTGGAGTGGGGTCACCTTGGTCTTAAGATATCCTTTCATTATTCACCATGTCCCTATAAGCACAGACTGCAAAATTGTTCCAGAAAAAGGAATTTCCTTCATTACTCAGTTTGTTGTCATTTGTACTCATTTCAAGCATAAGAACATTGttcttacatataaaataatagtTCCTGATGTACATGGTTTTGGTGAGATCAGTTCTTTGAAAGAGAATAACTTTGGGTCCATCCTGTATTTGGGAAAGAATTCCACATCgcccccttcctttctccctgttGGTGTGTTGGACAGTCATTATGCCTTGAAAATAATTGCTCAGGCATTTAATACCTCTCTGGGAGCTTTTTCTCAGGTGAACTTGTATGCCACTGTGCGGCCTCCCACTGATGTAAAGTCATCAACAACTGTGCTGGAGGAGTTATTCAACTTCACCATGGGACCAAATTCCTCCCTGTCTACTTTGCTTCAACAGCAGGATTTTCTAAATGCAAGTTATTTAATATACATAGTAGCCTCTGTCTTGAATAGCATGAAAACTGACGCAAGTCTTCAAGCTGACAAAATTAAACTCCGAGAATACCTTTTCAATCAGACACTCATTCTTCCTATGAACACTTTGGTGAATATTAGCCAGGTGGTCATGACTATTACTAAATTAACAGAGAAAACCTCTGAgatcagtgcattctctcagAAACTGGCCACAGTGAGGACTTGGCAAGCAAGCCAAGCCCTCCAAGATAGTCATCAGAGAGATAAGAGCATTTCTTCTGAGCAACTAGAAAGTGTGTGCACTGGAATATTAACAACCTTGTCTAACATCCTGAAACTGCTGGTTCATTATGAAGTCTTTGAAGAGCCTTTCCACGTGGTTGAATCTCTAGCAGACACGGTACTGGCTGTGAAAGTGCCAGAGAATGAGACCACTGCCTTGAGGACCTCCAACTTTAAAATGTATGTCAAGAAAACCGAAAAGTGGAATGTCACCAAGTTCTTCAGCACCCAGAAGCACTGTCAGAATTGTTTTTATCCCAGCCTAAATGTGAACAGCGTTCCTAGTCTGCCTGCCAGCGCTCCGATTTCCACGATGTTTTGTGAATTTGCGGATGACCCTTTCCCTTGGCTAAATTATGGGGAAAACATTTTGACCCAGGTGGTTGGATTCCGAATGACAGGAGTGGAGGCCACGGGTGACGTGATTGAGATCCCACCTGATGCACTGGAAGTGTACCTCATCAGGAAAAACCTGAGCTTTGGAACTGTTAATCTCACGGTGGGACCCAGCTCAGAGCCTTATGCAGTGGATGAATCAGCGACAAAGACGACAGGGGCCTTTAGCTTTGTTGTGGACAGTACCGCAGGCAGGGACGTGTTGATCCACATCATGACAGAAGTGTCCGTCTTGTTCACGGTGTCTGTGTACGCGGGCCGTGAGATCACACCCAACTCTTTTATGACCAGCTACCTGGTGCCCCATAAACTCCCTCCAATTGCCAACGAGAGTGACCTGTTTGACCCGGAGTGTACGGTGAAGGAGGCCCGAGTGGTCTGCCTCCCCGCGGCCCTGGTGCAGGTCATAGCTCAGCGAACTGATTCCTCTGAGTGCACCGTCGCTGTGTTTCTACAGGCACCTCGTTTCATCCTAAACCCAAATAATAAGTTGGTGAGAATTTCTGTTTTCAGCAGTGAATGCTTGGACATGTCTGGGATCCAGAGTGATTGGAGAGAAGATACCTGTGTTGTGGGAGAGAAGACCACTTGGCAAAGAGTGCACTGTATCTGCAAGAACCCACGGCGGGCCAAACGGCAGCTGGATATAATCAAACAGGCCAACCTTCACCTGCGTACCCACTATTTGACGGCCAAGGTGATCGTGGTCCCTAACCCTGTGGACTTACTAGTGGAGGCAGTCAAGAATGTCACCCCAAACCTTGTGACCCTCTTCACGGTACTTCTCATATTGCTGTTGTACTTGGTCCTTGCATTCTGGGCTTTGCACAGAGATGAAACAGACCAGTATCTTAGGAACCATGTGATAGTTCTCCTTGATAACGATCCTTATGATAATGTGTGTTATCTAGTCACTGTTTTTACAGGAAGCCGTTGTGCTTCTGGGACCAGGGCCAATGTCTTTATCCAACTGCATGGAACCGAAGGTAGCAGCGATGTGCACTGTTTAAGCCATCCACAATTTAGGACTCTGTACCGAGGAAGCATCTGCACTTTCCTCCTAGTGACGAAAAAGGACTTGGGCGACATCCATTCCCTCCGTGTGTGGCACAACAACGAGGGCAGATCCCCTGAATGGTATTTAAGTAGAATTAAAGTGGAGAATCTGTTCAGCAGACACATCTGGCTCTTCATGTGCCGAGAATGGCTTTCTATTGACACCTCTTTGGATCGAACCTTTCAAGTAACCCCCCCAGATAAGCCTCTCAAGAAAATGGACTTTTTCCTCATAGATTTAAGTTACAAGCTGGGGAGAAGCCACTTGTGGTTCTCTGTTTTTCCTGCTGTCATTTCTACACCATTCAATAGGTTCCAGAGGCTGTCCTGTTGCTTAGCCATGTTGTTGTCAATGCTTCTGTGTAATATTATGTTCTTCGATCTAGAGAAGGAGAATGAAGGAGAGACAGAAGGGTGGAGGTTCATCGAGTTGATGGTGATCGGACTGGAAAGTGCCTTTATTACCCTCCCTGTGCAACTAGTGATAACATGTTTGTTCATGTATTCCCAGAGGAGACCTCAGGTGACTCTAGGTGAGGTCACTCCTCGGAAACATCCTTTGAAACCGCCAGGAAGCCAGCACTGGGAAGAACGATTGGGAAACTGGCATGCCTATGAAATTGACAAGGCAAGCTCCCAGAAGCCTGTGTCTAAGAGACATCATGTGAAACCCAAGGCTTCTGTCAATGTCACCTCTAAAAGACA CAGGGTCTCTGGAAAACAACATCAGGTCTCCCACACCCAGGGAAGAAATATAAACACTAATAACCCTAATATTGAAGATAATACAGATGTTTCTGTGGAGAAGCAGCCTTCCCATCCAGGTTTGGCATCCCTCAAAGAGAAGACCAGGATTGTCCTGCCGCGATGGTGTATTTGTATAGCCTGGGTGTTGGTTTTTCTCATCTGCAGTATATCCTCCTTCTTCATCATATTTTATGGACTCAGTTACAGCTACAAAAAGTCAATAGCATGGCTGTTTGCATCATTTTGTGCATTCATCTTGTCAGTCTTTCTAGTGCAAATGTCTAAAATTATATTGATCTCAGCCTATAGAACAAGTAAGGCCAAGTATGGTAAAAACCTTTCGTGGATTGGCGACTATCGCTTCACTGAGATCAAGCTGCATAACACCTGGaaggacccagaagaaatgcGAAGGAGCCAGGCGAGTGTCAGGGAGCTCCGAAACTCGAGAATGTACCAACCTCTCACCCAGGACGAAATCATGATATTCCAAAGAAAGAAGAGGATCAAGAGAAGAGCTTTCCTGTTCCTGAGTTACATCCTCACTCACTTCATCTTTCTGGCTCTCTTGCTGAGCCTAGTTGCCGTCCTACGCCCCACTGATAGCTTTTACTATAATCAGTTTATTCGGGACCAGTTCTCTGTGGATCTGGCCAGCGTGACCAGGCTGGAAGACATCTATCAGTGGCTGAACAGGGTGCTGTTGCCTCTGCTCCACAATGACCCGAACCCCACGTTTTTCCCTGACAGCTCCTCTAAAATCCTTGGCCTGCCACTCATGAGGCAGGTGAGGGCGCAACCTGGAGAGATAATGTGTCTGCCGGCCAAGAAATTTGTGGAGGGCAGCCTCAAAGGAGAGATTCGCTGTCACCCCGAATATGGCATTGACCCAGAAGACACAAAAAACTACTCTGGGTCATGGAATAGAGTTAGTAAGCGGGACACTGACAAGACGACCAGAGGGTTTACTTACAGGCCTCCGGAGAAGAGGTGGGCGTACTCTTCCTATGGGCTGCTGCACACCTATGGCTCAGGAGGATACgccttctatttttttccagcaGAGCAGCAGTTTAATTCCACACTGAGGCTCAGCGAACTCCAGAAAAGCCATTGGCTGGATGAGAAGACGTGGTCTGTGATTGTGGAATTGACCACCTTCAATCCAGACATCAGTCTCCTCTGCAGCATCTCGGTCATCTTCGAGGTCTCTCAGTTAGGTGTTGTGAACACTAGCCTGAATGCTCGCTCCTTCTTGCTCGCTGATTTCAACAGAAAAAACTCAGCCGACTCATCAGAAAACTACTTGTACTTGGccatcttcattttcttccttgccTACACTGTTGATGAGGTTTATGTAATCACACAAGAACGGACTGCCTACCTGCAAAGTGTATATAATTTGCTCAACTTCGCTCTAAAATGTATCTTTACCTTGTGGATCGTACTCTTTTTCAGGAAGCACTTCTTGGCCATCGGTGTAGTTCGGGCTTACCTGTCAAATCCTGAGGATTTCATTCCCTTTCATGCAGTGGCTCAAGTGGATCACACCATGAGGGTGATTTTGGGTTTCCTGGTATTTCTGACGATCCTGAAGACGCTCCGGTATTCCAGGGTCTTTTACGATGTGCGTCTGGCTCAGAGGGCCATCCAGACTGCCCTTCCTGGCATCTGCCACATGGCATTGGTGGTGTCCGTGTATTTCTTTGTCTTCATGGCATTCGGGTACTTGGTGTTCGGGCAGCACGAGTGGAACTACAGTGACATGATCCACGCCACCCAGACAATATTTTCCTACTGTGTCTCAGCTTTTGAGAACACGGAATTTTTCAATAACCGGGTTCTCGGGGTCCTCTTCCTCTCATCTTTCATGCTGGTGATGATCTGCATATTGATCAACTTATTTCGTTCTGTGATTTTGTCAGCCTATGAGGAAATGAAGCAGCCCGTGTACGAGGAGCCCTCAGAAGAGGCGGAAGCCATGACTTATCTGTGTCGCCGGCTAAGATCTGCTTTTTGCTGCCTGTGCTTCAAGCCCAGGGCGGAAGACGAGCCCAAGTTCTTCATCAACATGGTGTATGGGCAGCCAGAGAAGAACAGCCACCGCTACCTGGGGCTGAAGACCAGAAACATTAATGGGAAGAAAATGGTTTACCTCGTCGTGTGA